AAGGGGAAATTCTTTTGCCCGCAACAGTGCGACCGGACCCGGTTCAGGCCCCCCTGAGGGCTAGGGCCGTGCGGCTGGCGACATCGGCGACAAGGGTGGCCCAGCGGGCCTGATCCGCCTTCCGCGCGATCATGTCCTGGCGGACCTCGATCGTCAGATAGGGGCGTCCGTGCGCCTCGGCGTGGCGATCCATCGTGGCGTTGAGCTGCTTGCCGGAATAGGGCTGGTTGTCGCCCACGGTCAGCCCTTCTTCCGCAAACAGGCGGATCGCGTGGCGCGCGGCGCGATCGTCCTGATTGTAAAGCAGCGCAACTTCCCACGGCCGATCGTCCCCCCCGCTTTCGAGCGTCGGGGTGAAACTGTGCAGCGCGATCACCAGTTCGGGCCGCGCGGCATCCAGCCAGTCGGCCAGCGCGGCGTGATAGGGGCGATGAAACAGCGACAGCCGCCGTTCCACATCGGCACCGATATTCCCGGGAATCAGATGCCCGTCGCTGGTTTCCGGGACGACGGCGGGCGAATCCTCTTCGCGATGCAGGTCGCAGACCAGCCGACTGACAGTGGCGATATGCGCGGGAATGGCGTGGCGGCGCGCCATGCGTTCGGCAACGCCTTCCACGCCGATATCAACCGCAATGTGCTTGTCCAGCAGCTCGGGCGCTATGCCCAGCTCGATACCCGGCGGGACATGGTTCGATGCGTGATCGACCACGCAGACAATCCCGCCCGGGGACAGTTCGCCAACCTGGCGAAACGGAATGCCGTCGATCATCGCAGCGCACCTTTCATTTGCCACCAGCCGGGGTGAGCCGAGGCGATCCGCGCGGCGGCTTCATCACGCGCATCGGCCGTATCGTAGAGAGCGAAGGAGGTCGCGCCGGAGCCTGACATGCGGGTGAGGAAGCCGCCGCTATCGGCCAGGGCGTTCCAGGCCAGCAGTGCCTCCTCCACGCACAGCCGTTCGAATACTATCCGTTCCAGATCGTTGCCGTTGCTTTCCGCGATCTCGCGCGCCGTCCTGCCCGAAAGGGGGCCGGAATCCGCGCCGTCCCAGGCGGCAAAGACCGGGCCCGTGGGCACCGGAACGCGCGGGTTGAGCAGGAGGATGGGGGTCCCGGCCAGATCGTTTTCGACCGGCTCCAGCTCCGTTCCCGTCCCACGCCCGATGCAGGCCACACTGTCCACGCAGGCCGGAACATCGGCGCCCAGG
The nucleotide sequence above comes from Pelagerythrobacter marensis. Encoded proteins:
- a CDS encoding 4-(cytidine 5'-diphospho)-2-C-methyl-D-erythritol kinase translates to MSAGTVMRETAYAKINLALHVRRRRDDGYHELETLFAFVDAGDELVARTAESDSLSVTGEFAPALDDPFGNIAAKALGKLPRADGLALALEKRLPVAAGLGGGSADAGAVFRIVRERYGLPENWAERAASLGADVPACVDSVACIGRGTGTELEPVENDLAGTPILLLNPRVPVPTGPVFAAWDGADSGPLSGRTAREIAESNGNDLERIVFERLCVEEALLAWNALADSGGFLTRMSGSGATSFALYDTADARDEAAARIASAHPGWWQMKGALR
- a CDS encoding N-formylglutamate amidohydrolase, with the protein product MIDGIPFRQVGELSPGGIVCVVDHASNHVPPGIELGIAPELLDKHIAVDIGVEGVAERMARRHAIPAHIATVSRLVCDLHREEDSPAVVPETSDGHLIPGNIGADVERRLSLFHRPYHAALADWLDAARPELVIALHSFTPTLESGGDDRPWEVALLYNQDDRAARHAIRLFAEEGLTVGDNQPYSGKQLNATMDRHAEAHGRPYLTIEVRQDMIARKADQARWATLVADVASRTALALRGA